In one window of Oryza sativa Japonica Group chromosome 9, ASM3414082v1 DNA:
- the LOC4346839 gene encoding disease resistance protein RGA5-like, producing MILPVPCHRHRCRPVQQRCRLRRHRRLRSAAIRPVQRRGGAGWHRRGKRRADERVGTVVGGGGLGKTTLARAVCNRLKPQFDCTAFVSVSSAPDIKKVFKDMLLELDKTKNKDIHNLVRDEKQLIDELRDFIQNKRYIIVIDDIWDIASWSAIRCALVENNDGSTIIATTRDFDIAEQIGSPHKLKTLPPKSSKKLFYGRIFGSEDKCPQELVEVSGKILKKCSDVPLAIITIAIVLARTRNMAEEWYKVYNSIGYGLGNNHDMKNMRKILSLSYHNLPSHLRTCLLYLSIFPEDYEIERSRLIRMWISEGFIHPEKDGDNLFELADSYFNELINRSLIQPSGYVSGMLHSCRVHDMIHDLIRSLSSKENFVTVMDGILQQTSPASKVRRLSLQNNKLENSTAQTNLKMSQVRSLSIFSSSGVSLLPSLSSFQVLRVLDLENCYLTEGCHLDLRHVCNLFHLRYLRLYECNFDRELLKEIEKLSFCRR from the exons atgatactcccggtcccatgtcaccgacaccgtTGTCGCCCGGTTCAACAAcggtgccgcctccgccgccaccggcggctgCGATCCGCGGCTATACGGCCTGTACAGAGACGAGGCGGAGCTGGTTGGCATCGACGAGGCAAGCGACGAGCTGATGAACGCGTTGGCACTGTCGTTGGAGGAGGAGGGTTGGGCAAGACGACTCTTGCCAGAGCGGTGTGCAACAGGCTTAAACCTCAGTTCGACTGCACGGCATTTGTCTCTGTTTCCAGCGCTCCTGATATTAAGAAAGTTTTCAAGGACATGCTGCTTGAGCTCGACAAGACAAAGAACAAGGACATCCATAACCTAGTCAGGGATGAGAAGCAGCTCATTGATGAGCTCAGAGATTTCATTCAGAACAAGAG GTACATAATTGTAATTGATGACATATGGGATATAGCATCATGGAGTGCAATTAGATGTGCTTTGGTGGAAAACAATGATGGGAGCACAATAATTGCAACTACCCGTGATTTCGATATTGCGGAACAAATAGGTAGTCCTCATAAACTAAAAACCCTTCCACCCAAGAGCTCTAAAAAATTATTCTACGGGAGAATATTTGGCTCCGAGGACAAATGTCCACAAGAGTTAGTTGAAGTATCTGGAAAGATATTGAAGAAATGCAGCGATGTACCATTAGCTATCATAACTATAGCTATTGTGTTGGCTAGAACTAGAAACATGGCAGAAGAGTGGTACAAGGTGTATAATTCAATTGGCTATGGACTTGGAAACAACCATGATATGAAAAACATGAGAAAGATACTGTCACTTAGCTATCACAATTTACCTTCCCACCTAAGGACCTGCTTACTTTATCTGAGTATATTTCCCGAAGATTATGAAATTGAAAGATCTCGATTAATAAGGATGTGGATATCTGAAGGTTTCATCCATCCAGAAAAGGATGGGGACAACTTGTTCGAGTTAGCAGATAGTTACTTTAATGAGCTTATAAATCGAAGCCTCATCCAACCATCAGGTTATGTTAGTGGTATGCTACATTCTTGTCGTGTGCATGATATGATTCATGATCTTATCCGATCCTTGTCATCTAAAGAGAACTTTGTTACTGTAATGGATGGCATTTTGCAACAGACATCTCCAGCAAGCAAGGTTCGTAGGCTCTCTCTCCAGAATAACAAGCTAGAGAACAGCACAGCTCAGACCAACCTGAAGATGTCACAAGTGAGGTCGCTTTCTATATTCAGTAGTTCTGGTGTTAGTTTATTACCATCTCTTTCAAGCTTCCAGGTTCTACGTGTGCTGGATCTAGAAAATTGTTATCTTACAGAAGGTTGCCATCTTGATCTTAGGCATGTTTGTAACTTATTTCACCTAAGGTACTTAAGACTCTACGAATGTAACTTTGACCGTGAGCTTCTCAAGGAGATAGAGAAGCTGAGTTTTTGCAGACGTTGA
- the LOC4346840 gene encoding disease resistance protein PIK6-NP-like, with translation MDSATGAMGNLLLKLGELAMDEYKLQKGVKRNVEALRRELESMQAALRKVGDVPSDQLDEQVELWARDVRELSYDADDVLDTFMVRVRVDDDNHGSKGMVSKVAAGFLGKAAKMRHDIADEIKGIMERAREVTARRDRYKVDAV, from the coding sequence ATGGATTCCGCGACGGGGGCTATGGGCAACCTGCTGCTGAAGCTAGGCGAGCTTGCCATGGACGAGTACAAGCTGCAGAAGGGCGTCAAGAGGAACGTCGAGGCTCTCCGGAGAGAGCTGGAGAGCATGCAGGCCGCCCTCCGCAAGGTCGGCGACGTGCCCTCCGACCAGCTCGACGAGCAGGTCGAGCTCTGGGCGCGCGACGTCAGGGAGCTCTCctacgacgccgacgacgtccTCGACACCTTCATGGTGCGGGTGCGCGTCGACGACGACAACCATGGCTCCAAAGGGATGGTGAGCAAGGTGGCCGCCGGCTTCTTGGGGAAGGCGGCCAAGATGCGCCACGACATCGCCGACGAGATCAAGGGCATCATGGAACGCGCCCGGGAGGTCACCGCTCGCCGCGACAGGTACAAGGTCGACGCCGTTTGA